The proteins below come from a single Odontesthes bonariensis isolate fOdoBon6 chromosome 18, fOdoBon6.hap1, whole genome shotgun sequence genomic window:
- the fndc5b gene encoding fibronectin type III domain-containing protein 5b isoform X2, whose protein sequence is MAKPGSSAAVLLLLLGLLSVSSVRADSLLSAPLNVTIRELEANSAVVTWEISEGDPVIGFAITQQKKDVRMLRFIQEVNTTTRSCALWDLDEDTEYIVHVQSISMGGSSPPSQPVLFRTPKESEKMASKSPGVIALFCRQYDIIKDNEPNNNKDKAKNSSECSTPEHPQGGLLRSNV, encoded by the exons ATGGCTAAACCAGGCTCGTCTGCGGcggtgctgctgctcctgctgggCTTGCTCTCGGTGTCCTCCGTCCGTGCCG actcTCTGCTGTCGGCGCCGCTCAATGTGACCATCAGAGAGCTCGAGGCCAACTCTGCAGTGGTGACGTGGGAAATCTCGGAGGGAGACCCCGTCATCGGATTCGCCATCACCCAACAG AAGAAGGATGTGCGCATGCTGAGATTCATCCAGGAGGTGAACACCACCACGCGCTCCTGTGCATTGTGGGATTTGGATGAGGACACCGAGTACATCGTCCACGTTCAGAGCATTAGCATGGGAGGCAGCAGCCCCCCCAGTCAGCCTGTGCTCTTCAGAACGCCAAAAGAGTCTGAAAAGATGGCATCCAAGAGTCCTG GAGTGATCGCCCTGTTTTGTCGTCAGTATGACATCATCAAAGACAATGAGCCCAACAACAACAAGGACAAAGCCAAGAACTCCTCGGAATGCAGTACTCCTGAGCATCCACAAGGGGGGTTACTGCGCAGCAATGTCTAA
- the fndc5b gene encoding fibronectin type III domain-containing protein 5b isoform X1: MAKPGSSAAVLLLLLGLLSVSSVRADSLLSAPLNVTIRELEANSAVVTWEISEGDPVIGFAITQQKKDVRMLRFIQEVNTTTRSCALWDLDEDTEYIVHVQSISMGGSSPPSQPVLFRTPKESEKMASKSPDEVTMEEVGQGAQLRAGELIIIVVVLIMWAGVIALFCRQYDIIKDNEPNNNKDKAKNSSECSTPEHPQGGLLRSNV; the protein is encoded by the exons ATGGCTAAACCAGGCTCGTCTGCGGcggtgctgctgctcctgctgggCTTGCTCTCGGTGTCCTCCGTCCGTGCCG actcTCTGCTGTCGGCGCCGCTCAATGTGACCATCAGAGAGCTCGAGGCCAACTCTGCAGTGGTGACGTGGGAAATCTCGGAGGGAGACCCCGTCATCGGATTCGCCATCACCCAACAG AAGAAGGATGTGCGCATGCTGAGATTCATCCAGGAGGTGAACACCACCACGCGCTCCTGTGCATTGTGGGATTTGGATGAGGACACCGAGTACATCGTCCACGTTCAGAGCATTAGCATGGGAGGCAGCAGCCCCCCCAGTCAGCCTGTGCTCTTCAGAACGCCAAAAGAGTCTGAAAAGATGGCATCCAAGAGTCCTG ACGAGGTGACGATGGAGGAGGTTGGTCAGGGTGCCCAGCTGAGGGCTGGAGAACTCATCATCATTGTGGTGGTGCTCATCATGTGGGCAG GAGTGATCGCCCTGTTTTGTCGTCAGTATGACATCATCAAAGACAATGAGCCCAACAACAACAAGGACAAAGCCAAGAACTCCTCGGAATGCAGTACTCCTGAGCATCCACAAGGGGGGTTACTGCGCAGCAATGTCTAA